A part of Neovison vison isolate M4711 chromosome 8, ASM_NN_V1, whole genome shotgun sequence genomic DNA contains:
- the ID1 gene encoding DNA-binding protein inhibitor ID-1, which translates to MKVANGSAAAAAGPSCALKAGKTAGGAGEVVRCLSEQSVAISRCAGGAGARLPALLDEQQVNVLLYDMNGCYSRLKELVPTLPQNRKVSRVEILQHVIDYIWDLELELNSESQVGTPGGRGLPARAPLSTLNGEISALAAEAACVPADDRILCR; encoded by the exons ATGAAGGTCGCCAATGGCAGTGCCGCGGCCGCCGCGGGCCCCAGTTGCGCGCTGAAGGCCGGCAAGACGGCGGGCGGCGCGGGCGAGGTGGTGCGCTGTCTGTCCGAGCAGAGCGTGGCCATCTCGCGCTGCGCTGGGGGCGCTGGGGCGCGCCTGCCGGCCCTTCTCGACGAGCAGCAGGTGAACGTGCTGCTCTACGACATGAATGGCTGCTACTCGCGCCTCAAGGAGCTGGTGCCCACCCTGCCCCAGAACCGCAAGGTGAGCCGGGTGGAGATCCTCCAGCACGTCATCGACTACATCTGGGACCTGGAGTTGGAGCTGAACTCGGAATCCCAAGTCGGGACCCCCGGAGGCCGGGGTCTCCCTGCCCGGGCTCCCCTCAGCACCCTCAACGGCGAGATCAGCGCCCTGGCGGCCGAG GCGGCATGTGTCCCGGCGGACGATCGCATCTTGTGTCGCTGA